The region CTGCTTGTTGTTGCTGACATTATTCGAAAGCATTGCCTGCAAGGCCGGCATGCCAACACCTCCGGCGGCAAGCAGCAACAAAATCGGGAACACCATCCATCCCTGCGTGGCAAAAGCCAGAAGAATGAAGCCAGTCGCATCCGCAGCCATGCCAAAGAGTAGCGTGTACCGCTCTCCAAGCCGTCTTGAAAGCGGGCCGGTAACAAACGCTTGGAAGATCGCATGTGTTGCTCCAAACGCCGCAAGCGACAAACCAACAGTCGTGGTATCCCACTGAAAACGGTCCTCGCCATAGATGACCCATAGGGCCGCAGGCACTTGGCCGATCAGTTGAATAATGAAGAAAACTGCGAAAAGGGCAGCCAGCCCACGCAACGCATCATCCAGCCGGAACAGAACGAATGGTTTGATGCGAACCGGCTTTCCGGTCTCGCCATCGCCGCGACGGGTCTCCCTTAGGAAAATGCAGGCAAGCAGGAACGCGATCCCGTTGAGAAGGGCAGCGGCGACAAACGGAGCATGAGCAGAAATACCGCCGAGCATGCCACCAAGAGCTGGCCCGGCAATCATGCCCGTACCATAGCAGGCCCCCATGTAGCCGAACCACTGTGCGCGCGAACCTTCCCCTGTCGAATCGGCAATGGTTGAGGCAGCTACGGCTCCGGTTGCTCCCGTGACGCCGGAGACGAGTCGGCCGATATAAAGCACCCACAGGACCGGCGCAGATGCCATGATCGTGTAATCGACTGCGGCTCCCGCGAGAGAAGCCAGAAGCACCGGACGCCGACCGTAAGCATCCGAAAGTTGTCCAAGCAGGGGCGCGAAGACGACCTGCATCAACGCATAGAGCGACAGCAAGGCACCATAGTGACCAGCGACCTGCTCCGTCGGCACAAGCTCGCGCAGAAGCGCCGGAAGGACCGGCATGATGAGGCCGAGACCCATGGCGTCGAGACCCACGATCAGCAGGGCAATGATGGCAGAGCTGTGCACCTGAAACTCCAGTGCCGCTCAAGCGCGAGCGACTTTATCCGACATTTCCCAAGTGGCCTGCCGCTTGACTTCAAGATCGCCTGATTTTGCTCGCTGGGCAAGCGTTTTTCGCCCCGAGCGGTGTCTGTCGTCGCGCAAACGGCCGAAGTCGGGTGGATCAAGCCTCGAACCCGCAGCATTCTGGCCCGGCAGAGCCGCTTTTCCGCGCGGCAGACGGACCTGTCCTGCCGCTTTCGTTCAGCTTGGGCATGGATCGTGGTCATGCGCATGACGGAGGCGTTCGAAGACGGCGGATGGCGGCAAGGACGGCCCGCACCATCGGGC is a window of Tabrizicola piscis DNA encoding:
- the tet(G) gene encoding tetracycline efflux MFS transporter Tet(G), with protein sequence MHSSAIIALLIVGLDAMGLGLIMPVLPALLRELVPTEQVAGHYGALLSLYALMQVVFAPLLGQLSDAYGRRPVLLASLAGAAVDYTIMASAPVLWVLYIGRLVSGVTGATGAVAASTIADSTGEGSRAQWFGYMGACYGTGMIAGPALGGMLGGISAHAPFVAAALLNGIAFLLACIFLRETRRGDGETGKPVRIKPFVLFRLDDALRGLAALFAVFFIIQLIGQVPAALWVIYGEDRFQWDTTTVGLSLAAFGATHAIFQAFVTGPLSRRLGERYTLLFGMAADATGFILLAFATQGWMVFPILLLLAAGGVGMPALQAMLSNNVSNNKQGVLQGTLTSLTNLSAIAGPLGFTALYSATAGAWNGWVWIVGAFLYVVCLPMLRRPFATSS